The Argentina anserina chromosome 5, drPotAnse1.1, whole genome shotgun sequence genome includes the window GGTCGGGTGTcagttacgatcagttagagctctagtctgtcttcAGGTGTACTGCataaggggtaacagatgggttgcctaggtctcatgagtacccatgttttgagtgatattgagtaatagatgggttgcccattgtctgtcggcgtactgcatgaggggtaacaaatgagtacctgggtctcatgagtacccgtgtttttaaatgatattgggtaaacagatgggttgccaaatgtctcatgagtacacatattttaaataatattggactaccagatgggccgtctagtgtctcatgagtacgcttgtctttaaatgttatttgtcatattttctttgtatgtgatgtatgttatactgttggtttactcatacgggctgaaaaacttaccgggtttgtgtttacaatcccaatGCACTTATTCGAtgatgtaggggatagttctgcatgtgtggattagcaaaTTCGGAtggcttactctgaagattgttgaagtttatttattttatttgtagtgaggattgagtgaattttacatttccatttgtcaTAATACTTGAGGTATAAActagttatgtattattcaagtcaactgagtcgtactaagaactcagtttcgatacactgttactataagatgatttcaatatatttgagattgttttagagtttttatggtttcgaattcgaaattttatcaGTCGAAATTTCGGGATTGTGacaattaacatatataatgtcgaattaattaatcacatgCATCTCTTGGACCTAATTCAATGCAATCAATTACATATTCTTAATGGTTTGGGATGGACAAAAACTACAACCGATTTTGGATATTAGGGTTATTTTTCTTGATTAAGAATTAATCAAGTCTGATAAGTTCCTATCTGGTTTGTCTAACTAAGCCAAAGTGtcactgttttttttaaatgagaaACCAATGATTTTATAGATATTTATGTGGCCGGAATAGCCAGTACATACTCTTCCGCTGTGTCAAAGCTTCATAAAAGAGGTTATAAGTCGAAACTCAAAGCTAGCGTGCAGTAGAGAACTAATTTTAGTAACAAGCACAAAtctgaaaaaaacaaaaataaaaacaagttAGCCTATTCTATAAATGATATAAGCATAACAATAGGTAACATACTAAACGGAAATAATATTGGGTTTAGACTCATGCTCCAAAATCCAAGCCCAAAACCTATCATGTGAAACCCTAGACAAGGATTGTCGATTGGCCGTTGTCAACCCTAGCCGCAACCAAGCATCGCTTATCGCTAGCTGGTGAAGCACATTTGCATATATCGTGAATCTACTTTGGGTAAAATCAAGTAAGAGAAGAGTATGGATCAATAGAAGGGATGAGCAACTCACCTGAATAATCATACCGTTTCGAAGCACGGCCACTCAAAATAGTATCACTTGCAGACCAACAACTATGGAAGTGCATGATCTGCTGATATTAAATAgatgaagagaggggatgaaacctttctaataaacaaaaattgcgGCCATAAGATAGTCATACTAGGATTGACACAAAGAGTGCTGATAGTAAGGAGGTGGAGGCTCACATAGTTAGGGTTTCTCTAACTCGGAGAAAAGATGGGTTCCCAGGTGAGAGGATGTGTCACTGTTTAGGTCAATTTCATGCCAAAGAAacaattaattgtttgtcaTGTTATTTGTCCGTGTGAATATAATGTGCATAGCAAAGCTAATCTTCTAGCTAGTGTGTATGGAACCAAATTGCCAAGGTATAATTTATCCGACACGGTCCAAAACATTCATTTCTTAGGGTTTTTCGACTGAACTTTATTTATGAATTACAGTAAAACAAACTCCAACACAACGATATATAATTTCTGACATTTGCCAATCACGTTAAACCAACAGTTTTATATAGGACATTGACGTTAAAAATGCAATATGAGTATTCAAGTTAGAGTTAAACTTAATATTAGGGTTTCGTTTTGGATGATTTGTGAATAGCTAAATGTAATAACGGAAATCTCCAATTGAAGATGAGTACCCCCTCAATCTATGTGTTAGGGCGATTCAAGAATATTTGACATATTGATTTTGCACACACTTAACATGAAGTGAGCATTGTAGGAATTGGCAAAGTTAGGCATATATCTCCAACTGATCGATGCAAATTAAAACACTACCACAAACCCATGTGATTCTTATGTGACTTGACAAGCCAAACATGGTCATGATAGTATATGAAAGCATTTCTAGCACAGTCTACGCCATAAACCATTGGCATTGGAATGGCATCAAAACAAAGCTCTAAACAGTAGTGGTGTAGGCAATTGTCGAGAGCTATGATTCTTGGCTGCACATATACACATGAAAAAAGATTTAGAAAACTTTACACAAAGTGGAGGAATACCAAACATAACAGCAAAGATGCTTCCTTCTTCATGTAAGCATGGGTACGTGACAGTCGCAAATAagatttatatattaattgcAAGCCTAATTCTTTGTATGTGGCCTGGTAATCACTAATCAGCCTTACAAGGTGTGATTCTAGATCAACTGGGTTTTTCTTTAATCTTTTTGACTAAATATAATCATGGTTATGTACTCACCTTGTGGCCTAAattaaattaacaaaaatcaaattgatTTGAACGAAGAGAAAGGGTTCCATAGGTGAAGCATGTGTGAAGATGTTTTTGTTCGTTCAAATGACATCAATGTCTTCAGTAATAGACAGACTGAAAGGGATGCaggaaattaaaatttgacTAATTGATCAGATGACACTCAtagatttttcattttcaaataaacaaACATGCAGTTCGAAAGTTTGGTTGCTTTGATTATCAGTAGAAATTTCCCCACTATGCAGctatgtatatgtttatatgcaTGTACGACCTGAGAGGTTTCTGCTTTATATTGTCAACATCCCCTTTGGCATCATCTCAGCAACTCTcaaatatttttcatatatagcatattcttgttttctttttcagatGGCTAATAATGTAGCTTAGGGTGAATCTACATCATATCAATGTGAGAGAACCGATCATGATTAGATGAACAGATTTTAGAGAACTGGCCATGATGATGGGGTTGATAATATGCAAAGGGCCTCTCTGAAAAGGCAATGGTGATGAGATGAGTAGAGCCAtcgaaattgaaaaacgttgaCAGCCTTATTTCAAGGGAAGATGGGCTAGAAAGTTTGATATCCACCAAGAAAGTTGTTGGTTTTGAGAAGTATAGGAGGAAGAATAAAGCAAGAAAAGCACCAAGAGCATTGAGAAACCTACAAAGCTTTATGTGAAAATTTCAGAAGATGTGATTTCTTTGTCATAATGGTATGTGCCTTTGGAACCCATATGGGATTCTTTTCATGAAGGCATCAACAAGTAAAGACTTTGATTCCAAGACAAACAACGAGATAAGGATATCTATGTTAGGCCACACAATTCTGTTCATGTTTCTATTTATTATAATATGATGCTTCTtctatagaaattttttttgttaagagTTTACTTTGGGTGGAAAATTAGAAATGATATCCATTGCCAAGATCAAAATTTAGCCATGCTAAGTAACCATTAGAGTCCTAATGTTTCTCACGTGTTCATTTTCTGGTCGATTTCTAATTCCTAACAGTGACAATAGAGTGAGATGTAACTTCTCTTTTGTTATTGCTTACTAAATAATCACAAGCAAGTAAAGAGTAAGAGTTGGTTTCTGAGAGATGACATGATTGTCAATTTTTCATGATAGctctaagtagcacggacacgattcgatacgtagacacggcatataaaattttttttggacacggacgcGTGGTGGAcacattaattaaatattattttaatatatatatatatatatattaaaaaattaatttataaatttgaaagtatttaaaattttagatgtatatatatgtcaaagtgtgtattaaaatgatgaaaacataacttgttagaatgactaaggacttgataagtaccttagataaccaaggttcgaatcccaccacacgcattcttatttttatcacgagtttctctccttatatatattaaagtgtgcataaatataacaaaaactgaatatgttggaatggttgaggagttgttgagtgccttggatgaccaaggttcgaatctcaccataagcacttctaattttattatgagttggtgtgTGTCCAATTTGGACACTCGCAtgtccgggccgtgtccaaaattagttcgcgtgtccgaacgtgtccgtgtcggacacgtaATACGGTGCTCATAGCACGTGTCCGTGTTTCATAATGAGCTATTAAAAACCAGTAAACCACCGTCTTTCAAGTTGGAGTGTTCTTGAAAAGTTGAGGACATCAGAGAAAGTAAAGGCATTACACAAAAATAAGAAGTGATCAAACAACAGTTGGACTGCCCATCTTTTTTAATAGTGTTGGGTGGAGGCTTAATTTAGCTGCAAATTGGAAGTCAGAACCCAGAAGCCATTTAGATATTAGACTTCACATTTTCTCTCGAGATAACATTATTCTTTATCTAAATCGATAGCAGTTCTCATAGAATATCTTCGGTGCACAACGTACATTTTTACATGCAATATGAATGACTTAGATTAgagaaaattatatacatacacGGTTAGTCCTGAATATAAGTTATTTTCAATAGTTAAAATTGCGTCGTGTATCATATACGCATGCATACAAGATTTTCTACAATTCTCAAGGTTTGATGAACTGGTACTCAACTAATCAATGACCCTAGTGTCTTTAGTTTAATTCCAGTAAAAACATCAAGATTGGGGAGTTTAGACTTTGGTGAGTAAACCAATATCATACCACTCCTACTTGTTTAGTCTCAAGGAGTAGGCAGATCCAAAGCATCCATTTAATCGAACGAAAACAATCATAAAAATTTAGAGAAAAAGACTGACATACTAACTTGCAACTCCTACCTGTACCCTAATTCTGTAAAAGATGTCCATGCGTAAAGCATTAGAATCATTAATCAATTTGGAGAAATTAGATTTCACCTGCCACATGGTTAATGGCTTTAAGCGGCTTACATTACTCAATGATTTTGGCAAATTCTGCAGCTGGTTACATCATGTTACATTTTACAAGAAAAATAAGGTAGCATGGTTGGGTTCAAATTAACAATGCAAGTTCCCGTAGGTGCTTTTTGACCAGAAGAACAAGAACTTAACAACGAAATTACACTAAATTATAGCACCTACCTCAAAACTATGACTGAATTGGCTAAAAGTGCACAACCTACTGAAAAAATCGTACATCTAAATCTTTAATCATAAACCTTCTATCTGCTCAAGGGAAGAGAAGTGTGCATCAACGCTATTGAGAGTTTCTAGATCAATTTCAGTGGTACTAATCAAATGAGGAAATAGATATTGTGATTCTTTCCTGGTTTCCAAGTTGTTCTTGGTAGTCTGTTTCTCAGAGATCTCCGTGTCTTCAAACTCTGAGCTGCTCACTGATTTCAGTTCATTGAAGAGTCGCGTCTTCATTTCCATGCAAGACTGTAGATCCTCTTCATTGCGAGCTTTGTTCATTTTATCAATGAGATCATCTAAAGCTGAAACCCTTTCAGCTCGCCACTTTTCTCCTTTGTTAGGGCCCAGATCCAATTCCATTTGGTCACTTGGTTCCTTATCTCCACCAGCAGGCTCACATGTTTTAATCTTCTTCAATCCCTGATCAACGATATGCTGTATCCTCTTTCTGAAATTACTGGTTCTCATTGGATTCGATCTCAACTTTAACTTCAACCCTGAGACCATATCCCCATTGTCACTCTCTGTAGCAGTCGTGTCATGGTTTGATATGGATGATCCATCCCCAATGGACTCTTCCGGATTTGTATTCACAGAAAACACTTCCTCTAATAAGCTGATGTTCTGCATGTATCGATCAAAAGCTTCATTTTCCACTTCAATGTTTCTGTCCTTATATTCTTTTAACTTCGCAAACCTCCATTCATTAGTAGCCACAGCATCCTGAAATTAATTTCCTACATTAGGACACGCACTTTTCAATGCAATTAGTAAAAGTACCAAATATAGTGTTAAGGAAATGCCTTTATGGTCAGCGGCTTCTTTGTCCGAATTCTAATATTCACGCTATTGAATTGCGCAAAATTGTTCGAAAGTTGCCGGAGTGACGCAACTCTATGCGAATTCCTGAAACATATTGAACAAACTAAGAAAGTACCATCCAGGAACAAAAAGCAATGCTCGACCCAGCAGACTCAACTAAATAAAGTACCAAGTGCGGTAAATCGAAACAGgtattttcagaaaaaaaaaaattaacaatatGAACTAGTAAAAACCATCAAAGACGGCTACAGACCAAGCAAAACGTCTGATATATGAGATTCAGAAGGAGAAAAGTCTGGGAATAAGAATCATCAATCTTAGACTAAAAAATTAGCTAAAATATGTGCAAAGTTTTAAGTAGCCACCTTTCGTTAGAAGATTGGACTAATTGAAATCAGTGAATTCTAAAATTTCATGCTCAAAATTATCTTTGCACTATAAAGCCACTAGTCAATTACCCAAGGCAAAGCTGCCAAAAGATTTTAGAACTTCGAGAATCACACCATATTCTATAAAAGTTCAAATACTGCAGTTTCCAAAAAACAATATCATAAATTGACCTCTTGAGACATTAAATATCATGAATGTAAAGATGTTACTTGAACTCACCCGGACGATGATGCCTCAGTTGACTGATGGTCAAATTGAGGACTGCTTGAGGCTGGTGCCTTGTCTGGAATAGTTGTATTTGCTTTCAAGACTGCAGTAACAACATGGTTGGTAAGAATAAGCAGGAAATGGGTCATACTCCAAAAAGATGATATGATAAACACTTATCTGCTATGTCACCCCTATAAAAAGGTCACTCCCATTAATAGGGCTGTGCAAATTGTTCTAACCAGACAAGCGAAAATAACGAGAATTTTAGACCAAACAAACATGATTGGTTGGTCTTATATGGTGATTTACAGATTTCGGTTgttagaattcaaaagaaactggaAAAATCTAGTAATATCCGCAACATCAGGTAAACTTGAGGTAGACATATATGCAAATGCCAAATTGTAGCTTGGACAAGAGACTAATATCTCCAGACTTCTAACAATATTCTCTAGACTCCACCTCTTCTTTTTTCCCCAACTCCTCATCGATTTAAGATCTTGATCCAAAAGTAGGCATAAGCAGCGTCCAACACCATGCTCAATACCTGATTGGAATCACTCATCTCAATAGTTGCTTATCTAACCCTATGGGCAGCCCTC containing:
- the LOC126794737 gene encoding uncharacterized protein LOC126794737, producing MASPSPALSANTSDASLAAAHPPPFTAVFRSETPTKTLRGLNKPKCKVCGNVARSRCPFESCKSCCSRAQNPCHIHVLKANTTIPDKAPASSSPQFDHQSTEASSSGNSHRVASLRQLSNNFAQFNSVNIRIRTKKPLTIKDAVATNEWRFAKLKEYKDRNIEVENEAFDRYMQNISLLEEVFSVNTNPEESIGDGSSISNHDTTATESDNGDMVSGLKLKLRSNPMRTSNFRKRIQHIVDQGLKKIKTCEPAGGDKEPSDQMELDLGPNKGEKWRAERVSALDDLIDKMNKARNEEDLQSCMEMKTRLFNELKSVSSSEFEDTEISEKQTTKNNLETRKESQYLFPHLISTTEIDLETLNSVDAHFSSLEQIEGL